One genomic region from Candidatus Woesearchaeota archaeon encodes:
- a CDS encoding AAA family ATPase: MIIGITGPIGAGKGTVAEHLVKKGFKYYSLSDVIRQELKSRKEEPSRDNMIRTGNELRIRYGAGVLAEKTSEWIKDEQKSGRRDLVVDSIRNPS; the protein is encoded by the coding sequence ATGATAATAGGTATAACAGGTCCTATAGGCGCGGGAAAAGGAACAGTTGCAGAGCATCTTGTGAAAAAGGGATTCAAATACTACTCTCTTTCTGATGTGATAAGGCAGGAGCTCAAAAGCAGGAAAGAGGAGCCTTCCCGGGATAACATGATAAGGACTGGAAACGAGCTGCGCATAAGATATGGTGCAGGAGTGCTTGCTGAAAAAACCTCTGAATGGATAAAGGATGAGCAGAAATCAGGAAGAAGGGATTTAGTGGTGGACAGCATAAGAAACCCGTCTG